A DNA window from Trichomycterus rosablanca isolate fTriRos1 chromosome 11, fTriRos1.hap1, whole genome shotgun sequence contains the following coding sequences:
- the c11h15orf61 gene encoding uncharacterized protein C15orf61 homolog, producing MTEILRRIHACFLKLVLFPSTFRNTRPRPAASEVLTCHLSQRHLPPWTSFCVRYSAVINDQFGLSNFNWRVQGANYHILRTGAFPFIKYHCTKAAPQDLIFENNFFSMLKVINLGIPCLAYGLGSLMVARVTETVHTSAGPVTVYFAYKEVEGAKF from the exons ATGACAGAAATCCTGCGCAGGATTCACGCTTGTTTTTTAAAGCTTGTGCTTTTCCCAAGTACATTTCGGAACACCCGTCCCCGTCCTGCTGCCTCCGAGGTGCTGACATGCCACCTGTCCCAGCGCCATCTGCCACCCTGGACCTCGTTCTGTGTTCGTTACAGTGCCGTCATCAACGACCAGTTCGGACTGTCCAACTTTAACTGGCGGGTACAAGGTGCCAACTACCACATCCTGAGAACTGGAGCTTTCCCCTTCATCAAGTACCACTGTACCAAAGCTGCCCCACAGGACCTGATCTTCGAGAACAACTTCTTCAGCATGCTGAAAGTCATCAACCTAG GTATCCCGTGTCTGGCGTATGGCTTAGGCTCATTGATGGTGGCTCGGGTAACAGAAACCGTGCATACTTCAGCGGGCCCAGTGACTGTTTATTTTGCATATAAAGAGGTAGAAGGTGCCAAGTTTTGA